Proteins encoded by one window of Antechinus flavipes isolate AdamAnt ecotype Samford, QLD, Australia chromosome 4, AdamAnt_v2, whole genome shotgun sequence:
- the SHE gene encoding SH2 domain-containing adapter protein E yields the protein MCVSPAPGVSRCLGFASLLAGSGSGGATTLPGRPPSMAAKWFKELPLTLKTVSERAKPGGGGGGGGGGGGGTGGGGGLASKLRKNSEAGGPGMPAPSGKSRKNSAAELGSCKAASCGPAKDSRLSRDSIQGMLQAAAGKSRKNSRVAAASAPEEEQPRGSVKSTGCSTYINRLIKVDTQEKNGKSYSSSSSSSSSSSSTSSSPSSLGPELDKGKGIKQQDTVIILEDYADPYDAKRTKGQRDAERVGENDGYMEPYDAQQMITEIRRRGSKDPLVKAIQLLDNPCDSGENGIKSETLTKRRNSKDLLGKSPQLYDTPYEPGEGGSKPDSQMVTVQERKMRSPDSRLPENDERPAAEYEQPWEWKKEQIVKALSVQFEGSERPSMKEETGRHHHRQKSWTQKILKPALSDHIEGEKVDPAICLEKQPWYHGAITRAEAESRLQPCKEASYLVRNSESGTSRYSIALKTSQGCVHIIVAQTKDSKYTLDQTSAGFESIPEVVHYYSNEKLPFKGAEHMTLLYPVHSRLH from the exons ATGTGTGTGTCGCCCGCGCCGGGCGTCTCTCGGTGTCTGGGCTTCGCTTCTTTGCTCGCCGGCTCTGGCTCCGGAGGGGCCACGACGCTCCCTGGCCGGCCGCCCTCCATGGCAGCCAAGTGGTTCAAGGAATTGCCGCTCACGCTGAAGACAGTGTCGGAGCGGGCGAAGCCTGGTGGCGGAGggggcggtggcggcggcggagGAGGAGGTACGGGAGGAGGGGGAGGCCTGGCCAGTAAACTACGCAAGAACTCCGAAGCTGGCGGGCCGGGAATGCCCGCGCCGTCCGGCAAGAGCCGCAAGAACTCGGCAGCCGAGCTTGGCAGCTGCAAAGCGGCCAGTTGCGGCCCCGCCAAGGACAGCCGTCTGTCCCGTGACAGCATCCAAGGGATGCTCCAGGCGGCTGCCGGCAAGAGCCGCAAGAACTCCCGCGTCGCAGCAGCATCCGCCCCGGAGGAGGAGCAGCCCCGCGGCTCGGTTAAGAGTACCGGCTGCAGCACTTACATCAACCGCCTCATTAAGGTGGACACCCAGGAGAAGAACGGGAAAAGCTATtccagctccagctccagctcTAGTTCCAGCTCCAGcacttcctcctctccttcctcgcTGGGACCTGAACTGGACAAGGGAAAGGGGATCAAGCAGCAAGACACG GTGATCATTTTAGAAGACTATGCTGATCCCTACGATGCCAAGCGGACAAAGGGTCAAAGGGATGCAGAAAGAGTAGGGGAGAATGATGGCTACATGGAACCCTATGATGCACAGCAGATGATAACAG AGATAAGGCGAAGAGGTTCTAAAGACCCCTTGGTGAAGGCTATTCAACTGCTTGACAATCCTTGCGATTCAGGGGAAAATGGCATTAAATCAGAGACTTTGACGAAAAGACGGAATTCCAAAGACCTTCTGGGCAAATCCCCGCAGCTATATGATACTCCTTATGAACCTGGAGAAGGAGGATCCAAACCTGATTCACAGATGGTCACTGTACAAGAAAGGAAGATGCGGTCCCCTGACAGCAGGCTTCCTGAAAATGATGAGCGACCAGCAGCAGAATATGAACAGCCATgggaatggaaaaaagaacagaTAGTGAAAGCATTGTCAG TCCAGTTTGAGGGATCGGAGAGACCTTCCATGAAGGAAGAAACAGGGCGCCATCACCACAGGCAGAAGAGCTGGACCCAGAAGATCCTGAAACCAGCACTTTCTGATCACATTGAAGGGGAGAAAGTGGACCCAGCTATTTGCCTGGAAAAGCAGCC TTGGTATCACGGAGCCATCACCAGGGCTGAGGCAGAGAGTCGGCTCCAGCCCTGTAAAGAAGCCAGTTACCTGGTGCGCAACAGTGAGTCTGGGACCAGTAGATACTCCATTGCACTAAA GACTAGTCAAGGATGCGTTCACATTATCGTGGCTCAGACAAAAGACAGCAAGTATACCCTGGACCAAACGAGCGCGGGGTTTGAGAGCATCCCAGAGGTGGTGCATTACTATTCCAATGAGAAGCTCCCTTTCAAGGGGGCCGAGCACATGACCCTCCTCTACCCTGTGCACAGCAGGCTGCACTGA